Proteins from one Sulfurovum sp. TSL1 genomic window:
- a CDS encoding DNA translocase FtsK, whose amino-acid sequence MKITIIVTAILFIYAAFSTIFHETALVGDIGKKIGDTNLYLFGYLAYINFFVLFYPLYKLYSDARVRKNIDFYLGWILFFISLILFSALVLEGQERGFIGTQIVEFLYPLIGKAGLWLFWLMIMALSLVFIIDDDFDFSRFKMNRPEASLSFRWVGSTFSVLGKVLKKIFTNPFASPSLEDEMMPVLDAAEENPKRTRVKRKPDAKKVVTKTEAETVQALDESDDPVLNEILELEHEMEMHISAEKRAAGKSHVEFINELEENSKLMEQIDKGQVVKPKNFKLPKLDFLQKAPKTTKKVNEAEIDRKIEELLAKLQQFNVDGDVVRTYSGPLVTTFEFKPAPNVKVSKILNLQDDLAMALSAETIRIQAPIPGRDVVGIEIPNETVDTIYLREILESDLFKNSSSPLTVALGKDIVGKPFITDIKKLPHLLIAGTTGSGKSVGINAMILSLLYRNDPDQLKLMLIDPKMLEFSIYNDIPHLITPVITEPKKAIAALANMVGEMERRYKLMAENRTKNIDNYNEKVKADGSAEPFPFVVIVIDELADLMMNGGKEVEYSIARLAQMARASGIHLIVATQRPSVDVVTGLIKANLPSRLSYRVGQRIDSKVILDAMGAESLLGRGDGLFTPPGATGLVRLHAPWNKEEEIEEIVEFLKAQRTPEYDESYLVAGGVSASEGEEGDMELDPLYEDAKAVVLTDKKTSISYLQRKLQIGYNRSANIIEQLEAMGVLSAPNAKGNREIV is encoded by the coding sequence TTGAAAATCACAATTATTGTCACGGCTATACTTTTTATCTATGCTGCATTTTCTACTATCTTCCATGAAACAGCATTGGTGGGTGATATCGGGAAAAAAATAGGAGATACCAATCTCTATCTGTTTGGCTACCTTGCGTATATCAATTTTTTTGTTCTATTTTATCCTCTTTACAAACTTTACAGTGATGCCCGTGTAAGAAAAAATATCGATTTTTATTTAGGATGGATACTCTTTTTTATCTCATTGATACTCTTTAGCGCCTTGGTACTGGAGGGTCAAGAGAGAGGTTTCATAGGTACACAGATCGTGGAATTCCTCTACCCGCTCATCGGAAAAGCGGGGCTCTGGCTCTTTTGGTTGATGATCATGGCACTCTCTTTGGTGTTCATTATCGATGATGACTTTGACTTCTCCAGATTTAAGATGAACAGACCTGAGGCTTCACTCTCTTTTAGATGGGTAGGAAGCACTTTTTCTGTATTGGGAAAAGTATTAAAAAAGATATTTACAAACCCTTTTGCTTCACCTTCTCTTGAAGATGAAATGATGCCTGTACTGGATGCTGCTGAAGAAAATCCTAAGAGAACACGCGTGAAAAGAAAGCCTGATGCAAAAAAAGTTGTAACTAAAACAGAAGCAGAGACAGTGCAGGCACTGGATGAATCGGATGATCCTGTGCTCAATGAAATACTCGAACTTGAACATGAGATGGAAATGCATATTTCTGCAGAAAAAAGGGCTGCAGGTAAGTCCCATGTAGAGTTCATCAATGAGTTGGAAGAAAACTCTAAACTCATGGAGCAGATAGATAAAGGGCAAGTCGTCAAACCTAAAAATTTCAAACTGCCTAAGCTGGATTTTTTACAAAAAGCACCTAAAACGACAAAAAAGGTCAATGAGGCAGAAATTGACAGAAAGATAGAAGAGCTGCTCGCAAAACTGCAGCAATTTAACGTAGATGGGGATGTCGTACGTACCTACAGCGGTCCTTTGGTCACAACCTTTGAGTTCAAACCTGCACCCAATGTCAAAGTTTCTAAGATCTTAAACCTCCAGGATGACCTTGCAATGGCACTTTCGGCGGAAACGATACGTATACAGGCACCGATACCCGGACGTGATGTTGTGGGGATAGAGATACCAAACGAAACGGTAGATACGATCTACCTTCGTGAGATACTTGAGAGTGATCTCTTTAAAAACTCCAGTTCTCCTTTAACGGTAGCTTTAGGTAAAGATATCGTAGGTAAACCGTTCATTACAGACATTAAAAAACTTCCGCACCTGCTCATAGCAGGAACCACGGGTTCGGGTAAATCCGTAGGTATCAATGCGATGATCCTCTCTTTGCTTTACAGGAATGATCCTGATCAGTTGAAACTGATGCTTATTGACCCCAAGATGCTGGAGTTTTCGATCTATAATGATATACCGCATTTGATCACACCGGTCATCACTGAACCTAAAAAGGCCATCGCAGCCCTTGCCAATATGGTAGGAGAGATGGAGCGGCGTTATAAACTGATGGCAGAGAACCGTACAAAAAATATAGACAACTACAATGAGAAAGTAAAAGCTGACGGTTCTGCAGAGCCTTTCCCTTTCGTTGTGATCGTCATAGATGAGCTGGCCGACTTGATGATGAACGGCGGTAAGGAGGTAGAGTATTCTATTGCAAGACTTGCGCAGATGGCAAGAGCGAGCGGGATACACCTTATCGTAGCGACACAGAGGCCAAGTGTGGATGTCGTGACAGGACTCATCAAAGCCAATCTCCCCTCTAGACTGAGTTACCGTGTGGGACAACGTATAGACTCAAAAGTGATCTTGGATGCCATGGGAGCAGAGAGTCTGCTTGGACGTGGTGACGGCCTCTTCACGCCTCCTGGTGCGACAGGACTGGTACGTTTACATGCCCCATGGAATAAAGAAGAAGAGATAGAAGAGATCGTTGAGTTCCTTAAAGCACAGCGTACGCCGGAATATGATGAAAGCTATCTTGTGGCAGGGGGAGTCAGCGCAAGTGAAGGAGAAGAGGGCGATATGGAACTTGATCCTCTCTATGAAGATGCGAAGGCAGTCGTATTGACAGACAAAAAAACCTCTATCTCCTACCTGCAGCGAAAACTTCAGATAGGATATAACCGTTCTGCAAACATTATAGAACAGCTGGAAGCAATGGGCGTATTGAGTGCACCAAACGCAAAAGGTAACAGAGAAATCGTCTAA
- the acnB gene encoding bifunctional aconitate hydratase 2/2-methylisocitrate dehydratase, whose product MALLEEYKAHTAERAELGVPPLALTADQTAQLVELLKASPIADVDYAMDMFQNKVPAGVDDAAYVKAAFLNDIVQGNATCDAIDAVKACEILGSMLGGFNVTPLVEALKIGGEVTDAAAEQLKNTILVYDAFNDVKAMMDAGNAKAKEIVESWANAEWFYNKPEMEKEITLTVYKIPGETNTDDLSPASEAFTRADIPLHANSFLVNRMENPLETMDELRKKGNPLAYVGDVVGTGSSRKSGINSVQWHMGTDIPGIPGKRTGGVVIGGIIAPIFFNTAEDSGCIPIQAPVGELETGDVITLKPFDGVIEKNGAVVSEFKLEPNTLPDEMRAGGRVPLIIGKGLTAKAREALGLGASDAFMAPEQPADNGKGFTLAQKMVGKACGLEGVKPGVYCEPVCTTVGSQDTTGAMTRDEVKDLAALSFGADFVLQSFCHTSAYPKPADIKLHHTLPQFMTERKGFTLRPGDGVIHSWLNRMCLPDTVGTGADSHTRFPIGISFPAGSGLVAFAAVTGMMPLTMPESVLVRFTGEMQPGITLRDMVNAIPYQAIKDGLLTVEKAGKKNIFSGRVLEIEGLEQLKCEQAFELSDASAERSAAACTVKLDKEPIIEYLESNIALIEELIAQGYEDKATLERRAQKMRDWIANPVLLDADADADYAAVIEINMSEIKEPIVACPNDPDDVKTLSEVHAAGLRTDIDEVFVGSCMTNIGLFRANAEVLRGEGQVDTKLWICPPTKMDEKTLTEEGYYSVFGMAGARIEPPGCSLCMGNQAAVKQNAWVFSTSTRNFDNRLGKGSQVYLGSAELAAVVALKGKIPTAEEYLEIVSNKIKPEMTDSIYKYLNFNKVSKADLEAMVE is encoded by the coding sequence ATGGCCTTATTAGAAGAGTATAAAGCACATACGGCTGAGCGTGCTGAGTTAGGTGTTCCGCCACTCGCACTTACAGCTGATCAAACGGCACAGCTTGTTGAATTATTAAAAGCAAGCCCGATCGCTGATGTCGATTACGCAATGGATATGTTCCAAAATAAAGTACCTGCGGGTGTAGATGATGCCGCTTACGTAAAAGCAGCATTCCTAAACGATATCGTACAAGGTAATGCAACTTGTGATGCTATCGATGCAGTAAAAGCATGTGAGATCCTCGGATCTATGCTAGGTGGATTCAATGTGACTCCACTTGTTGAAGCACTTAAGATCGGTGGTGAAGTGACAGATGCAGCTGCTGAGCAACTTAAAAATACTATCCTTGTATATGATGCATTTAACGATGTGAAAGCAATGATGGATGCAGGTAATGCAAAAGCAAAAGAGATCGTAGAGTCTTGGGCAAATGCAGAGTGGTTCTACAACAAGCCAGAGATGGAAAAAGAGATCACACTGACAGTTTATAAGATCCCTGGTGAAACAAACACTGATGACCTTTCTCCGGCGTCAGAAGCATTTACAAGAGCAGATATCCCGCTTCACGCAAACTCATTCCTCGTGAACAGAATGGAGAATCCGCTTGAGACTATGGATGAGCTTAGAAAGAAAGGTAACCCGCTAGCATACGTTGGTGATGTTGTAGGTACAGGTTCTTCAAGAAAATCAGGTATCAACTCTGTTCAATGGCACATGGGTACAGATATTCCTGGGATCCCAGGAAAAAGAACCGGTGGTGTAGTTATCGGTGGTATCATTGCCCCGATCTTCTTCAATACTGCAGAAGATTCAGGATGTATACCAATTCAAGCACCGGTAGGTGAATTAGAGACCGGTGATGTGATCACACTTAAGCCTTTTGACGGTGTGATCGAGAAAAACGGTGCAGTTGTATCTGAATTCAAACTTGAGCCAAATACGCTTCCAGACGAGATGAGAGCTGGTGGACGTGTACCACTTATTATCGGTAAAGGTCTTACGGCTAAAGCTAGAGAAGCGCTTGGTCTTGGTGCATCAGATGCATTCATGGCACCTGAGCAACCGGCTGACAACGGTAAAGGGTTTACCCTTGCTCAAAAGATGGTTGGTAAAGCATGTGGACTTGAAGGTGTAAAACCAGGTGTTTACTGTGAGCCGGTTTGTACCACTGTCGGTTCTCAAGATACAACTGGAGCAATGACAAGAGATGAAGTAAAAGACCTTGCAGCACTTAGTTTTGGTGCGGACTTTGTTCTTCAGTCATTCTGTCACACATCTGCATACCCTAAACCAGCAGATATCAAGTTACACCACACACTTCCACAGTTTATGACTGAGAGAAAAGGGTTCACACTTAGACCAGGTGACGGTGTTATCCACTCATGGCTGAACAGAATGTGTCTTCCAGATACAGTTGGTACTGGTGCGGATTCACACACAAGATTCCCGATCGGTATCTCATTCCCGGCAGGTTCTGGACTTGTTGCGTTTGCAGCGGTAACAGGTATGATGCCACTTACTATGCCTGAGTCTGTACTTGTAAGATTTACAGGTGAAATGCAACCAGGTATCACGCTTAGAGATATGGTTAATGCTATTCCTTACCAAGCGATCAAAGACGGTCTTTTGACGGTTGAAAAAGCTGGTAAGAAAAACATCTTCTCAGGACGTGTACTTGAGATCGAAGGTCTTGAGCAACTTAAGTGTGAGCAGGCATTTGAGCTTTCTGATGCGTCTGCTGAGCGTTCAGCTGCTGCTTGTACAGTGAAGCTTGACAAAGAGCCTATCATTGAGTACCTAGAGTCTAACATTGCATTGATCGAAGAGTTGATCGCTCAAGGTTACGAAGATAAAGCGACACTTGAAAGACGTGCGCAAAAAATGAGAGACTGGATCGCTAATCCAGTGTTATTGGATGCAGATGCAGATGCTGATTATGCAGCAGTGATCGAGATCAACATGTCTGAGATCAAAGAGCCGATCGTAGCATGTCCAAACGATCCGGATGATGTTAAAACACTTTCTGAAGTACATGCAGCAGGTCTAAGAACAGATATCGATGAAGTATTCGTTGGTTCTTGTATGACAAACATCGGTCTTTTCAGAGCGAATGCAGAAGTACTTAGAGGCGAAGGTCAAGTAGATACTAAACTTTGGATCTGTCCTCCAACAAAAATGGATGAGAAGACATTGACAGAAGAGGGGTACTACTCAGTCTTCGGAATGGCTGGAGCACGTATCGAGCCTCCAGGATGTTCTCTATGTATGGGTAACCAGGCAGCTGTGAAGCAAAATGCATGGGTATTCTCTACATCAACAAGAAACTTCGACAACAGACTTGGTAAAGGTTCTCAAGTATACCTTGGTTCTGCTGAACTTGCTGCGGTGGTTGCACTGAAAGGTAAGATCCCGACAGCTGAAGAGTACTTGGAAATAGTTTCAAATAAGATCAAGCCGGAAATGACTGATAGTATCTACAAATACCTAAACTTCAACAAGGTTTCTAAAGCAGACCTTGAAGCGATGGTTGAGTAG
- a CDS encoding NAD(P)/FAD-dependent oxidoreductase has translation MKKVLVIGGGYGGLRAIETLSKYPDIDITLIDKNPYHYLQTEAYGYIAGQFDMHDIAIDLYNWCEGFKERVAFIHKEVTSIDFERKSVHLDGRDLFYDYLIIATGAQTNFLSCIEGLIEYSHGVKNLERAHNFRIKFENLIYKKLQHQEGAIDGELNIVVGGAGLSGVEVAAEMAYVLENYSKTIGDTAKEIHIYLIDASDTILPGMGQYSIDNTKKRLEALGVKILTSTFIHTVDTTHVHFKNGEKLPYSFMIFTGGIKASSLTDTIENEKNRINQLIASPELNVQGKKEVFAIGDCVEIRDAEGNILPPTAQIAEKSAEYVAKTIRQRMDGVPSQPFDAGVSGVFIALGGKYAVGEMFQYIKVKGYIAYVVKKAITHAYYLGLRLRINTGFKNRIR, from the coding sequence ATGAAAAAAGTATTGGTGATCGGTGGAGGTTATGGTGGTCTCAGAGCTATCGAAACGCTCTCTAAATATCCGGATATCGATATCACGCTGATCGATAAAAACCCCTACCATTATTTACAAACCGAGGCGTACGGTTATATTGCAGGTCAATTTGATATGCATGACATTGCGATCGACCTGTATAACTGGTGTGAAGGATTTAAAGAGAGGGTAGCGTTCATCCATAAAGAGGTTACTTCGATCGATTTTGAGCGCAAAAGCGTACATTTGGATGGGAGAGATCTCTTTTATGATTATCTCATCATCGCTACAGGTGCACAAACAAACTTCCTTTCATGTATCGAAGGACTGATAGAGTACAGTCATGGTGTGAAAAATCTGGAAAGAGCACACAATTTCAGAATAAAGTTTGAAAACCTTATCTACAAAAAATTGCAGCATCAAGAGGGTGCTATAGATGGTGAACTGAATATTGTTGTGGGAGGAGCAGGACTCAGCGGTGTAGAAGTGGCTGCCGAGATGGCGTATGTGCTCGAGAATTACAGTAAAACGATCGGAGATACAGCAAAAGAGATACATATCTATCTTATCGATGCGAGTGATACCATACTTCCCGGTATGGGGCAATACAGTATTGACAATACAAAGAAGAGATTGGAAGCACTGGGTGTCAAGATCCTCACAAGTACGTTTATCCACACGGTTGATACTACACATGTACACTTTAAAAATGGCGAAAAACTCCCCTACAGTTTCATGATCTTTACGGGTGGGATCAAAGCATCATCACTCACTGATACGATCGAGAATGAGAAAAACCGTATCAATCAGCTCATTGCCAGCCCGGAGCTTAACGTGCAAGGCAAAAAAGAGGTCTTTGCCATAGGTGATTGTGTGGAGATCAGAGACGCAGAAGGTAACATTTTGCCTCCCACCGCACAAATTGCCGAAAAAAGTGCAGAGTATGTGGCCAAAACCATCAGACAAAGAATGGACGGTGTGCCATCTCAGCCTTTTGATGCGGGTGTTTCGGGTGTATTTATCGCCTTGGGCGGTAAGTATGCGGTAGGTGAAATGTTCCAGTATATCAAAGTGAAAGGGTATATTGCGTATGTCGTTAAAAAAGCGATCACACATGCATATTATCTGGGGCTGCGTTTGCGTATCAATACAGGATTTAAAAATCGTATCCGGTAG